One stretch of Amycolatopsis sp. 195334CR DNA includes these proteins:
- a CDS encoding glycosyltransferase, which yields MRVVLTCLPFYSHLVPVVLPVARALRRAGHQVAVATAPGMAPEVTAAGIEHLSLPNVLTLAQLLDRPEVATSPGMPGDPEGSARAATARAESGPLAAAFAGPLAGVFARDLIRVCETWRPDLIVRECNEFGGHLAAERLGVGQAVLDIAPGSTATLPSVRAALNGQRAELGLAEVDDPWYPNRTFVAGFVPPEWYPADPPRCYRAAEPDGVLDGSLDLPADRPLVVAGLGSVAATVVPESPDLLELLITALGRLPVSAVVGLGSDPRRWPGSRPDNVRLLEFTPQRLLLESAELFVSHGGFGGVAEAVRTGTPMVVLPLFSDQPYNAERVAALGLGVRLDPAGLDPDVLAGACAKVLGDRAYQWTSAAMSRRALACPGPAALAEDLFAHHR from the coding sequence GTGCGCGTGGTGCTGACCTGCCTGCCGTTCTACTCGCACCTGGTGCCGGTGGTGCTGCCGGTCGCCCGCGCGCTGCGGCGGGCCGGGCACCAAGTGGCCGTCGCGACCGCGCCGGGCATGGCACCCGAGGTGACCGCCGCCGGGATCGAGCACCTGTCCCTGCCGAACGTGCTCACGCTCGCGCAACTGCTCGACCGGCCCGAGGTGGCCACCAGCCCGGGAATGCCCGGTGACCCGGAGGGCAGCGCGCGGGCGGCGACGGCCAGGGCCGAGTCCGGCCCGCTCGCCGCGGCCTTCGCCGGACCGCTGGCCGGGGTGTTCGCACGCGACCTGATCCGGGTGTGCGAAACCTGGCGCCCCGACCTGATCGTGCGCGAGTGCAACGAGTTCGGCGGGCACCTGGCCGCCGAACGGCTGGGTGTGGGCCAAGCCGTGCTGGACATCGCGCCGGGTTCGACGGCGACCCTGCCGTCGGTGCGGGCCGCGCTCAACGGCCAGCGCGCGGAACTGGGCCTCGCCGAGGTCGATGACCCGTGGTATCCGAATCGGACCTTCGTTGCCGGGTTCGTGCCGCCCGAGTGGTATCCGGCCGACCCGCCGCGGTGCTATCGGGCGGCCGAGCCGGACGGGGTGCTGGACGGTTCGCTCGACCTCCCCGCCGACCGTCCACTCGTGGTCGCCGGGCTGGGCAGTGTCGCGGCGACCGTGGTGCCGGAGAGCCCGGACCTGCTGGAACTCCTGATCACCGCGCTCGGGCGGCTGCCCGTCTCGGCGGTGGTCGGCCTCGGGAGCGATCCGCGGCGGTGGCCGGGATCGCGGCCGGACAACGTGCGGCTGCTGGAGTTCACCCCGCAACGGCTCTTGCTGGAGTCGGCCGAACTGTTCGTGTCCCACGGTGGTTTCGGCGGGGTCGCCGAGGCCGTGCGCACCGGAACGCCGATGGTGGTGCTGCCGCTGTTCTCCGATCAGCCGTACAACGCCGAGCGGGTGGCGGCGCTCGGGCTCGGCGTCCGGCTCGACCCGGCCGGACTCGATCCGGACGTGCTCGCCGGCGCGTGCGCGAAGGTGCTCGGCGACCGGGCGTACCAGTGGACTTCGGCGGCGATGTCCCGGCGCGCGCTGGCCTGCCCCGGACCGGCGGCGCTGGCCGAAGATCTCTTCGCGCACCACCGCTGA
- a CDS encoding aminotransferase class I/II-fold pyridoxal phosphate-dependent enzyme — protein MNENHSPPLPGVRRAIEDGADRVHLTQDALAGGLTAELARRLGVAAERVVAGAGSGALIQQFLNAHAGSRVVHGWPSFELYPLLIGNAGSTPIAVPAEPQDLRALAAAVTPETRVVLLCNPNNPTGEVLGHAEVAEFLDLLPPHVLVLIDEAYREFATPGELADGLALAAGDDRVAVVRTFSKSHGLLGLRVGYLVASEPVAAALRPTLPFFRVGTLAQAAALAALDAESQMRSQCAEVAAERDRVRAGLLDLGWDVPPSGGNFLWLRLGSQNQSFVDHLAAGGVAVREIAGAGVRVSTGTPEANDLVLALAKEFAA, from the coding sequence TTGAACGAAAACCATTCACCGCCGCTGCCCGGCGTCCGGCGCGCGATCGAGGACGGCGCGGACCGGGTCCACCTGACCCAGGATGCGCTGGCCGGCGGGCTGACCGCGGAACTGGCGCGCCGCCTGGGCGTGGCTGCCGAGCGGGTGGTCGCCGGGGCCGGTTCGGGTGCGCTGATCCAGCAGTTCCTCAACGCCCACGCGGGTTCCCGGGTGGTGCACGGCTGGCCGTCGTTCGAGCTGTACCCGCTGCTGATCGGCAACGCCGGGAGCACGCCGATCGCGGTCCCCGCCGAGCCGCAGGACCTGCGTGCCCTGGCCGCCGCGGTGACCCCGGAGACCCGAGTGGTCCTGCTGTGCAATCCGAACAACCCGACCGGCGAGGTGCTCGGGCACGCCGAGGTCGCGGAGTTCCTCGACCTGCTCCCGCCGCACGTGCTGGTGCTGATCGACGAGGCCTACCGCGAATTCGCCACCCCCGGCGAACTCGCCGACGGCCTGGCGCTGGCCGCGGGCGACGACCGGGTGGCGGTGGTCCGGACCTTCTCCAAGTCACACGGACTGCTCGGCCTCCGCGTCGGCTACCTGGTCGCGAGCGAACCGGTGGCCGCCGCGCTGCGCCCGACGTTGCCGTTCTTCCGGGTCGGCACCCTCGCCCAGGCCGCGGCACTCGCCGCACTCGACGCGGAATCGCAGATGCGGTCGCAGTGCGCCGAAGTCGCGGCGGAACGGGATCGGGTGCGTGCCGGTCTGCTGGATCTCGGCTGGGACGTTCCCCCGAGTGGCGGAAACTTCCTGTGGCTCCGGCTGGGCTCGCAGAACCAGTCCTTTGTAGACCATCTGGCGGCCGGTGGTGTGGCGGTCCGGGAGATCGCCGGGGCCGGGGTGCGCGTGAGCACCGGCACGCCCGAGGCGAACGATCTGGTGCTGGCGCTGGCGAAGGAGTTCGCCGCATGA
- a CDS encoding polyprenyl synthetase family protein, whose protein sequence is MTAIGEVTSSPAVEDVRRALNERWSGTDHRVAEISGYALLPAGKLLRPLLLVTSAEAVGGTREQVLPAALAVEYLHVASLIHDDIIDGDDLRRGRPAVHARFGTPDAIVTGDALLLGLFSAVAECASLGVPEPAVLAAVQVLASAGEDLCRGQVQEALLDKEVLASGVDHCLAAYLEMAALKTGALFRGACRAGALLGGGSPAEVAAITGFAEHAGLAFQMHDDLLPFLGDPSVTGKPDTSDAANLRLTFPVLLAIRETGPAPLERILGGALPPERTLAELRELVTGTGALDLARTRAEEEVALARAELDTLPSGDATALLGSIAEAAVRRDR, encoded by the coding sequence ATGACCGCCATCGGTGAGGTCACCTCCTCCCCCGCCGTCGAGGACGTCCGGCGGGCACTGAACGAACGCTGGTCCGGTACCGATCACCGGGTCGCCGAGATCTCCGGGTACGCCCTGCTCCCGGCGGGCAAGCTGCTGCGGCCGCTGCTGCTGGTGACCTCGGCCGAGGCCGTCGGCGGCACGCGTGAGCAGGTGTTGCCCGCCGCGCTCGCGGTCGAATACCTGCACGTGGCGTCGCTGATCCACGACGACATCATCGACGGTGACGACCTGCGGCGCGGCCGTCCGGCGGTGCACGCGCGCTTCGGCACGCCGGACGCCATCGTCACCGGTGACGCGCTGCTCCTCGGCTTGTTCTCCGCCGTCGCCGAATGCGCGTCGCTGGGTGTGCCGGAGCCCGCGGTGCTCGCCGCGGTCCAGGTGCTGGCCTCGGCCGGTGAGGACCTCTGCCGCGGTCAGGTGCAGGAAGCCCTGCTGGACAAGGAAGTGCTCGCGTCCGGGGTGGACCACTGCCTGGCCGCGTACCTGGAGATGGCCGCGTTGAAGACCGGTGCGTTGTTCCGGGGCGCGTGCCGGGCGGGCGCGCTGCTCGGCGGCGGTTCACCGGCCGAGGTCGCCGCGATCACCGGGTTCGCCGAGCACGCCGGGCTGGCCTTCCAGATGCACGACGACCTGTTGCCGTTCCTCGGCGACCCGTCGGTCACCGGCAAGCCGGATACCAGCGACGCGGCGAACCTGCGGCTGACCTTCCCGGTCCTGCTCGCCATCCGCGAAACCGGCCCGGCCCCGCTCGAACGCATCCTCGGCGGCGCCCTTCCGCCGGAGCGAACGCTGGCCGAACTCCGCGAGCTGGTCACCGGGACCGGTGCACTCGACCTCGCCCGCACCCGCGCCGAGGAGGAGGTCGCGCTGGCCCGTGCCGAACTCGACACGCTGCCGTCCGGTGACGCGACCGCGCTGCTCGGTTCCATCGCCGAAGCAGCTGTGCGGCGGGACCGGTGA
- a CDS encoding NAD(P)/FAD-dependent oxidoreductase — protein MRTDAIVCGAGVAGIATACALGKLGLRVTLVDKQDAPKPVAKGEVFQPGSLRILRSWGVAQRLESAGALRLARLVARDAAGSAQMALDYGTLPGDDRWLLAHDYPAILTALTDSLPSTVDFRRGVLVKGLLRDQADQVSGVRLGDGTIEAPLVVAADGISSRLRKEAGIEITRSEYPHRLVALELHDAPEVESDFSAYVTERGLRLRYPLPGGRIRLYAQIRPDELRGGDLVAWGRALARETPALSPLEDAILAALPQRQVLPVARFLAPRLWIPGLALVGEAGHAVHPMAAQGMNSAIADADCLAAVLAESGNLATYDRRRQADLALIGRTSHAAARMITDLSWAGRTLGRRALRHTGANQRLRYTVMHNMSGLGAHPLTPLDRLHQIGVLPDPRARRLPAWA, from the coding sequence ATGAGGACGGACGCAATCGTTTGCGGGGCCGGGGTCGCGGGTATCGCCACGGCTTGCGCACTGGGCAAGCTCGGTCTGCGCGTGACGTTGGTGGACAAACAGGACGCACCGAAGCCGGTCGCCAAGGGCGAGGTCTTCCAGCCGGGTTCGCTGCGGATCCTGCGTTCCTGGGGCGTGGCACAACGACTCGAATCGGCGGGCGCACTGCGCCTGGCACGGCTGGTCGCCCGCGATGCCGCGGGCTCCGCGCAGATGGCACTGGACTACGGCACGCTGCCCGGTGATGACCGTTGGCTGCTCGCCCACGACTACCCCGCCATTCTCACCGCCTTGACGGACTCCCTGCCGTCCACTGTGGATTTCCGCCGGGGCGTGCTGGTGAAGGGGCTCCTGCGGGACCAGGCCGACCAGGTGTCCGGCGTGCGCCTGGGGGACGGCACCATCGAGGCCCCGCTGGTGGTCGCGGCCGACGGCATCTCCTCGCGGCTGCGCAAGGAAGCCGGTATCGAGATCACCCGGTCCGAGTACCCGCACCGCCTGGTCGCACTGGAACTACACGACGCGCCCGAGGTCGAGTCCGACTTCTCCGCCTACGTCACCGAACGGGGTCTGCGCCTGCGGTATCCGCTGCCCGGGGGCCGGATCCGGCTGTACGCGCAGATCCGCCCCGACGAACTGCGTGGCGGCGACCTGGTTGCGTGGGGTCGGGCGCTGGCCCGTGAAACACCCGCTCTTTCCCCGCTGGAGGACGCGATCCTGGCGGCGCTTCCGCAGCGGCAGGTGCTCCCGGTCGCGCGTTTCCTCGCGCCCAGGCTGTGGATCCCCGGGCTGGCACTGGTCGGCGAGGCCGGGCACGCAGTGCACCCGATGGCGGCGCAGGGCATGAACAGCGCCATCGCCGACGCCGACTGCCTGGCCGCCGTGCTGGCCGAATCCGGCAACCTGGCGACGTACGATCGCCGTCGCCAAGCCGATCTCGCCCTGATCGGCCGCACCAGCCACGCCGCGGCACGCATGATCACCGACCTGTCGTGGGCCGGGCGCACCCTCGGTCGGCGCGCGCTGCGGCACACCGGCGCGAACCAGCGGCTGCGCTACACCGTCATGCACAACATGTCCGGGCTCGGCGCGCACCCGCTGACGCCGCTGGACCGGCTGCACCAGATCGGGGTGCTGCCGGACCCGCGGGCCCGGCGGCTCCCGGCCTGGGCATGA
- a CDS encoding sigma-70 family RNA polymerase sigma factor yields the protein MPGESTAQLTDAARAGDPAAFGRLVDPFRDELQAHCYRMLGSVHDAEDAVQEALVRAWRALPKFDPDRGTVRAWLYKIATNRCLTTIERRGRRELPAHLGPGAPETEVSWLEPYPDDRLGPEARYAARENVELAFVAAVQHLGARQRAVLLLREVLEFSANEVAELLETSVASVNSALQRARRAIDPQRTSQQAELAAAGADTVRELAGRYADAWQRGDLQAIVDMLTEDARYSMPPLFEWYSGRDGIREFLASGPLRWRWRFLPARANGQLAFGTYCWDEERGAHLPCGLDVLAVRGDRIAEVVSFLDADFSRFGLPESL from the coding sequence ATGCCTGGCGAGAGCACCGCACAGCTGACCGACGCGGCGCGCGCCGGTGATCCGGCTGCTTTCGGCAGGCTCGTCGACCCTTTTCGTGACGAACTGCAAGCGCATTGTTACCGGATGCTCGGCTCGGTGCACGACGCCGAGGACGCGGTGCAGGAGGCACTGGTGCGGGCCTGGCGCGCGCTGCCGAAGTTCGACCCGGACCGGGGCACGGTCCGCGCCTGGCTGTACAAGATCGCCACGAACCGCTGCCTGACCACGATCGAGCGCCGCGGCCGCCGCGAGCTGCCCGCCCACCTCGGTCCCGGCGCACCGGAGACCGAGGTGTCCTGGCTGGAGCCCTACCCGGACGACCGGCTCGGGCCGGAGGCGCGGTACGCGGCCAGGGAGAACGTGGAACTGGCGTTCGTCGCCGCGGTGCAGCACCTCGGCGCCCGGCAGCGGGCCGTGCTCCTGCTGCGCGAGGTGCTGGAGTTCTCCGCGAACGAGGTCGCCGAACTGCTGGAGACCAGCGTGGCCTCGGTCAACAGCGCGCTCCAGCGGGCCCGCCGGGCGATCGATCCACAACGGACCAGCCAGCAGGCCGAGCTGGCCGCGGCGGGTGCGGACACCGTCCGCGAACTGGCCGGCCGGTACGCCGACGCGTGGCAGCGCGGGGATCTCCAGGCCATTGTGGACATGCTGACCGAGGACGCCAGGTACTCGATGCCACCGCTGTTCGAGTGGTATTCCGGGCGCGACGGCATCCGCGAGTTCCTGGCGAGCGGGCCGCTGCGGTGGCGCTGGCGGTTCTTGCCCGCCCGCGCGAACGGCCAGCTCGCTTTCGGCACCTACTGCTGGGACGAGGAACGCGGGGCCCACCTGCCCTGCGGACTGGACGTGCTCGCCGTGCGCGGCGACCGGATCGCCGAGGTCGTCTCGTTCCTGGACGCGGACTTCAGCCGGTTCGGCCTGCCGGAAAGCCTTTAG
- a CDS encoding methyltransferase, protein MDPAAELAGLVDLATPFAVRAAVALRLPELVADGTTELAALAEAAGAHEDSLGRLLRHLVAIGLFAEDNGNYGLTPLSQQLLGEDHRWQRGWLDLDGPGAKMDLAYSGMLHSVRTGESAYESVHGTPFWADYQRDEQLRVFFGGIMAAHAWQTGPAVAAEYDWAPVRRVLDVGGGIGALLTEVLRQHPHLDGAVLDLPPVEPEAKQALADAGLAERAEFIGGSFFDPLPGGFDVLMVSRVLTDWGDDDATRILRRCAEAASTVLIVEVLAGEEHAKNNSSFDLQSLTLLGGRERSIQDFRELAAAAGLAVRGERTAPGGLVLIECGVG, encoded by the coding sequence ATGGATCCCGCTGCCGAACTGGCCGGCCTCGTCGATCTCGCCACCCCGTTCGCCGTGCGCGCGGCGGTCGCGTTGCGCTTGCCGGAGCTGGTCGCGGACGGCACCACCGAACTCGCCGCGCTCGCCGAGGCGGCCGGCGCGCACGAGGATTCGCTCGGCAGGCTGCTCCGGCACCTGGTGGCCATCGGACTCTTCGCCGAGGACAACGGGAACTACGGCCTCACACCCCTTTCGCAGCAGCTGCTCGGCGAGGACCACCGCTGGCAGCGCGGCTGGCTCGACCTCGACGGCCCCGGCGCCAAAATGGACCTGGCCTACAGCGGAATGCTGCATTCGGTGCGCACCGGCGAATCCGCGTACGAGTCCGTGCACGGCACGCCGTTCTGGGCCGACTACCAGCGCGACGAACAGCTGCGGGTGTTCTTCGGCGGCATCATGGCCGCACACGCCTGGCAGACCGGCCCGGCGGTGGCCGCCGAGTACGACTGGGCGCCGGTCCGCCGGGTGCTCGACGTCGGCGGCGGCATCGGGGCGCTGCTCACCGAGGTGCTGCGGCAGCACCCGCACCTCGACGGCGCGGTGCTCGACCTGCCCCCGGTCGAGCCGGAGGCGAAGCAGGCGCTGGCCGACGCCGGGCTCGCCGAGCGCGCGGAGTTCATCGGCGGCAGCTTCTTCGACCCGCTTCCCGGCGGCTTCGACGTGCTCATGGTGTCCCGCGTGCTGACCGACTGGGGCGACGACGACGCCACCCGCATCCTGCGCCGCTGCGCCGAAGCCGCGAGCACCGTGCTCATCGTCGAGGTGCTCGCGGGCGAGGAGCACGCGAAGAACAACTCCTCCTTCGACCTCCAGTCGCTGACCCTGCTCGGCGGGCGCGAAAGGTCCATTCAGGACTTCCGGGAGCTGGCCGCCGCCGCGGGGCTCGCCGTGCGCGGCGAACGGACCGCACCCGGTGGCCTGGTGCTGATCGAATGCGGGGTGGGCTGA
- a CDS encoding FkbM family methyltransferase → MYQEIFRDNCYLGPGIRLPDDPVVVDAGANVGLFSLYLKSRYPRARVLAVEPVPSTFRALRANLAHHGHEDVVTREVALGARREAAVPFTYYRDLPGNSTRYPESKARVRDLVPAAGRLLEDSVPVTVAVERLSALLPAAEAIDLLKIDVEGAELDVLAGIDEPDWARVRQVVIEAEDPGPVRGLLARHGFTVTERQPHGPLALLGTTTITGRRC, encoded by the coding sequence ATGTATCAGGAGATATTCCGTGACAACTGTTATCTGGGGCCCGGTATCCGATTACCGGACGACCCGGTGGTGGTGGACGCGGGCGCGAACGTCGGCTTGTTCAGCCTGTACCTGAAAAGCCGCTACCCGCGGGCGAGGGTGCTCGCCGTCGAACCGGTGCCCAGCACGTTCCGCGCCCTGCGCGCGAACCTCGCGCACCACGGCCACGAGGACGTGGTCACCAGGGAGGTGGCGCTGGGTGCCCGGCGCGAGGCGGCCGTTCCGTTCACCTACTACCGCGACCTGCCGGGCAATTCGACGCGCTACCCGGAGTCGAAGGCACGCGTGCGGGACCTGGTTCCCGCGGCCGGTCGCCTGCTGGAGGACAGCGTTCCGGTGACCGTCGCGGTCGAACGACTTTCCGCCCTCCTGCCCGCGGCGGAGGCGATCGACCTGCTCAAGATCGATGTCGAAGGCGCCGAACTCGATGTGCTCGCCGGGATCGACGAACCGGACTGGGCTCGTGTCCGGCAGGTGGTGATCGAGGCCGAGGATCCCGGACCGGTGCGCGGGCTGCTGGCGCGCCACGGGTTCACCGTCACCGAGCGCCAGCCCCACGGCCCGCTCGCGCTGCTGGGCACGACCACGATCACCGGACGGCGGTGCTGA
- a CDS encoding UbiA family prenyltransferase, whose protein sequence is MSGSRWRSAAVAHVQTWRPYTLCYPAMLGLAGAAAAGDAVSLVPALVPALGWLSGHYLGDYFDRGLDAIGKPHRPIPSGRLSAEAALFGGIACALASALLAAASNWRILPVFVLAMLGIVGYSKVFKKRGASGNVVRGALSALAVVIGAMLVTPLPPWSVLPVALGFLLHDTASNLVGTVRDVDGDRAGGYRSVPVRHGVRHAVRLASGLYGTGVLFVASAAWFVSDASAHLALVLLAALAGVFAFTPLFRDSVDRAVALRAHEVLVGERLVLAAAVVAGSTGPALALAVLVPVLVLSLTTQAAMRTRHEIPPAPALLRRKDTVA, encoded by the coding sequence GTGAGCGGGTCCAGGTGGCGCTCGGCCGCCGTCGCGCACGTGCAGACCTGGCGTCCCTACACGCTTTGTTACCCCGCGATGCTCGGTCTCGCCGGCGCGGCGGCAGCCGGTGACGCGGTCTCCCTGGTGCCCGCGCTGGTCCCCGCGCTCGGCTGGCTTTCCGGGCACTACCTCGGCGACTACTTCGACCGCGGGCTCGACGCGATCGGCAAACCACACCGGCCGATCCCGTCCGGACGGCTCTCCGCCGAAGCCGCGCTGTTCGGCGGGATCGCGTGCGCACTGGCGTCCGCGCTGCTCGCGGCCGCGTCGAACTGGCGCATCCTGCCGGTCTTCGTGCTCGCGATGCTCGGGATCGTGGGGTACAGCAAGGTGTTCAAGAAGCGCGGCGCCTCGGGCAACGTGGTGCGCGGGGCGTTGAGCGCGCTCGCCGTGGTGATCGGCGCGATGCTGGTCACGCCGTTGCCGCCGTGGTCGGTCCTCCCGGTCGCGCTCGGTTTCCTGCTGCACGACACGGCGTCCAATCTGGTTGGCACGGTCCGGGACGTGGACGGCGATCGGGCCGGTGGGTACCGCTCGGTGCCGGTGCGCCATGGGGTCCGGCACGCGGTCCGGCTGGCTTCCGGCCTCTACGGCACCGGCGTGCTGTTTGTCGCTTCGGCGGCTTGGTTCGTCTCGGACGCTTCCGCCCACCTCGCGCTTGTTCTGCTCGCGGCGCTCGCGGGCGTCTTCGCCTTCACGCCTCTGTTCCGCGACTCGGTGGACCGGGCGGTCGCGTTGCGTGCGCACGAAGTCCTGGTCGGCGAACGGCTCGTGCTCGCCGCGGCGGTCGTCGCCGGCAGCACCGGGCCCGCGCTCGCGCTCGCCGTCCTGGTCCCGGTCCTCGTGCTTTCCCTGACCACGCAGGCCGCCATGCGAACCCGGCACGAGATCCCGCCCGCCCCGGCCCTGCTCCGACGAAAGGACACCGTCGCATGA
- a CDS encoding prenyltransferase/squalene oxidase repeat-containing protein produces MTSLRADELSEAIATGAEALFSAQRPDGVFDYGEHALTSTLGTVGAVSALHFADPAGSADLIARGTAWLERTQADDGGWSMIPGEASEAGPTAVATATLHLLGNSASAVHRGQEWLRAYGGLEAIPHAEVVAWCRQYYGFAGWLDPREMRRFPLELALLPGLYRKLFDLRAPMVSALGLAQTRHKPIGRVHRALSKLAEPKALDVIRQVYEHEGSTGGWCEDAWVTGLIVVGLARADLGHDMIAGAVGWFRENANEDGSWNSGPLDLTWSMYAAAGLLEAGYRDDARLGLTKDLFLRLQQDQPFTAFGCPPGFWGWSGTRGWPATLETGEIVSALCHLPGEDQAESVQRGVTWLTLQQDTRGSWGLCVRNTKVANSGPCPHMTAQALDGLLDSGVPVSDRRVHRGLRWLASAQRPDGSFESVWYRMHTAGTSAVLQTFAKAGQSGEPAAVRARSWLERTQRDDGSWGTGDPADPGTVEETGWAVSALLAAGTPADSVLPGVRWLLAARDPGGGWPASRVNEYVRHVSRYANPALANGLALRALARYRKAVR; encoded by the coding sequence ATGACCTCGCTCCGAGCCGACGAGCTCTCCGAAGCCATCGCCACCGGGGCCGAGGCGTTGTTCTCGGCGCAGCGCCCGGACGGGGTGTTCGACTACGGCGAGCACGCGCTCACCTCGACGCTCGGCACGGTCGGCGCGGTCAGCGCGCTGCACTTCGCCGACCCCGCCGGATCGGCGGACCTGATCGCCCGCGGCACGGCCTGGCTGGAACGCACCCAGGCCGACGACGGCGGCTGGAGCATGATCCCCGGCGAAGCCTCCGAAGCCGGGCCGACCGCCGTCGCCACCGCCACCCTGCACCTGCTGGGCAATTCCGCCTCCGCGGTCCACAGAGGACAAGAGTGGCTGCGGGCCTACGGTGGTTTGGAAGCGATCCCGCACGCCGAGGTGGTCGCCTGGTGCCGCCAGTACTACGGCTTCGCGGGCTGGCTCGACCCGCGGGAAATGCGCCGCTTCCCGCTCGAACTGGCACTGCTGCCCGGGTTGTACCGGAAGTTGTTCGACCTGCGCGCGCCCATGGTGTCGGCGCTGGGTCTGGCGCAAACCCGCCACAAGCCGATCGGCCGCGTGCACCGCGCCCTCTCGAAACTGGCGGAACCCAAGGCACTCGACGTCATCCGGCAGGTCTACGAGCACGAAGGCAGCACCGGCGGCTGGTGTGAGGACGCCTGGGTGACCGGTCTGATCGTCGTCGGGCTCGCGCGCGCCGACCTCGGGCACGACATGATCGCGGGTGCTGTGGGCTGGTTCCGTGAGAACGCCAATGAGGACGGCTCGTGGAACAGCGGCCCGCTCGACCTGACGTGGTCGATGTACGCGGCGGCCGGGCTGCTCGAAGCCGGTTACCGCGACGACGCCCGGCTCGGCCTGACCAAGGACCTTTTCCTTCGGCTGCAACAGGATCAGCCGTTCACCGCATTCGGTTGCCCGCCGGGGTTCTGGGGCTGGTCGGGTACCCGCGGCTGGCCCGCCACGCTCGAAACCGGTGAGATCGTCTCCGCTCTGTGCCACCTGCCCGGCGAAGACCAGGCCGAAAGCGTGCAGCGCGGCGTCACCTGGCTGACCCTGCAACAGGACACGCGCGGCTCGTGGGGGTTGTGCGTGCGGAACACGAAGGTGGCCAACAGCGGGCCGTGCCCGCACATGACCGCGCAGGCGCTCGACGGCCTCCTCGATTCCGGTGTGCCGGTGAGCGACCGGCGGGTGCACCGCGGTCTGCGCTGGCTGGCGTCGGCGCAACGACCGGATGGCAGCTTCGAATCGGTCTGGTACCGGATGCACACCGCGGGCACGTCGGCCGTGTTGCAGACCTTCGCCAAGGCCGGCCAGTCCGGTGAACCGGCGGCGGTGCGGGCCCGCTCGTGGCTGGAACGCACGCAACGGGACGACGGTTCGTGGGGCACCGGCGATCCCGCGGACCCGGGCACCGTGGAGGAAACCGGCTGGGCGGTCAGCGCACTGCTCGCGGCCGGAACGCCCGCCGATTCCGTGTTGCCGGGCGTGCGATGGCTGCTGGCCGCGCGTGATCCCGGCGGGGGCTGGCCCGCTTCCCGCGTGAACGAATACGTCCGCCACGTGTCGCGGTACGCGAATCCGGCGCTGGCGAACGGTCTCGCCTTGCGAGCGCTGGCCCGCTACCGGAAGGCGGTCCGATGA
- a CDS encoding 2OG-Fe(II) oxygenase has translation MDKYAKRVAATDWGAVGTELADLGCALLPQLLTPAECRRIAALWPETSRFRATVNLRRHRFGDHGDYRYFAEPFPEPVAALREALYPRLLPIARDWYAKLGRDAEWPDTLADWLRVCHDAGQTRPTPILLRYETGGWNALHRDLYGEKMFPLQVVINLDEPGTDHTGGEFLLVEQRPRAQSRGTSTLIPQGHGLVFTTRDRPVASARGWSAAPVRHGVSPVRSGRRHTLGLVFHDAT, from the coding sequence ATGGACAAGTACGCGAAACGTGTGGCCGCCACCGACTGGGGCGCGGTGGGCACCGAGCTGGCCGACCTCGGCTGCGCTCTGCTGCCGCAACTGCTCACCCCGGCCGAGTGCCGCCGGATCGCCGCGCTGTGGCCGGAGACCAGCCGGTTCCGCGCCACCGTCAACCTGCGCCGCCACCGGTTCGGCGATCACGGCGACTACCGCTACTTCGCCGAGCCCTTCCCGGAGCCGGTCGCCGCGCTGCGCGAGGCGCTGTACCCGCGGCTGCTGCCGATCGCCCGCGACTGGTACGCCAAGCTCGGCCGTGACGCCGAATGGCCGGACACGCTCGCCGACTGGCTGCGCGTCTGCCACGACGCCGGGCAGACCCGCCCGACGCCCATCCTGCTGCGGTACGAGACCGGCGGGTGGAACGCGTTGCACCGCGACCTCTACGGCGAGAAGATGTTCCCGCTGCAGGTCGTCATCAATCTCGACGAGCCGGGCACGGACCACACCGGCGGTGAGTTCCTGCTGGTCGAGCAGCGCCCGCGGGCCCAGTCACGCGGGACGTCGACGCTCATCCCGCAGGGCCACGGCCTGGTGTTCACCACGCGCGACCGGCCGGTGGCCTCCGCCCGAGGCTGGTCGGCGGCGCCGGTGCGCCACGGCGTCTCCCCGGTCCGCAGCGGCCGGCGGCACACCCTCGGCCTGGTCTTCCACGACGCCACCTAA